In Theobroma cacao cultivar B97-61/B2 chromosome 7, Criollo_cocoa_genome_V2, whole genome shotgun sequence, the genomic window CCAAAGCTCTAAGTTTCCCCTgtaaaataactatttttgGTATAGTATGACAAAGCCAGCAATCATCATCACCCCGCCCCAGCCAACCTCAGTGTTTTGTGAACATCCCTTGTGTCAATGACGAAAAATCATAATCCTGTCCTGATTGTGAAGAATTCGCTGATGAAACTGTGGAAGCCGATTGGGGCTTGCTTGTTGCTCCGCTGGTCACTACACCGTTTGTCGGGGTTACTTGCCCCATTGCATAGAAGCTGCAAGAAAGACACAGCAAAAAGGTTGGGACTTGGGAGGAGGGAGCAACTTATGCGTAAAACTTGTAATCTATCCGATAGTTATTTATGAGAACACATCAGTGGCACGGGACAGGATTCTCAGAATAGAATTAGAAACTTTTTACTGTATTAAAAACCACATGGAGAATAAAAGAGTACTGCATAATCAACCCAAAACTCAGGGCAAAATAAACATAACTACAGGAAAAATTCGCAGTCAGAGACATAAATGAACTTTAACAAAACCAAGAATAAAGAGATTAAATATGTACCTGGATGGTGGATATGCGACAGAGTTTCCCAATTGTTGTGTCTGTCCCATTGTCATAGTCTAATGCAGcaggaaaaagaaatgcaaaaatgagaaacttgCTAGATATAATTCTTAAAATGCACTAATATTGCAACTATACTGAGGAGTCTACCTGCATAAGTTTCTGCAGATCAGCCTGCCCGGCAACTGGCATCATCATTCCAGGGATTTGATAGCCGATGTTTGGCCAAGTTTGAGTGGGTATGCTCGAGCCGTTGGATGCAGGCTGTTGAGTATTTCCAGGAGCGGATTTAGCTGCAGCAGCCATGAGAAGAGACTGTTGCTGTGCTAGCATAGCTAGTTGCTGTGCAGGCTGTTGAGTATTTCCAGGAGCAGATTTAGCTGCAGCAGCCATGAGAAGAGACTGTTGCTGTGCTAGCATAGCTAGTTGCTGTGCAGGCAGTTGAGTATTTCCAGGAGCAGATTTAGAAGCAGCAGCCATGAGAAGAGACTGCTGCTGTGATAGCATAGATAGTTGCTGTTGATGCATCGCAAAAGGTGACACCATATTGGACTGTAATCAATTGAAACCATGATATCAATCATGTAACACCCACCAAAAAAAAGGTCATGCACAAATGCATACTGATGTTTCTCAAGAAACATGTGACAATGTAAGGAATGATCTGATTAGCTCCAACCAGCAAATGAGTAAGTAATATAAGTTTTACATCAAGGGTTTCTAAGACACAAGTAAATAATGTTGAAGACATACCTTTTCAAAAAGGCtcataatatcatttttcacatcTTTTTGGGGCTTCTCTGGGACTTGGTTGGTAGTAAATGGAGGTGAATCATTAAACAAATCCTCAATCCCAGTAGCCGACTGGGAATTACTCTCAGCAGCTTTTGGTGGAGCAGTTTTGTTAGTTGTCGAAGCTTCTCCAGCAGCTGCAAATTAATATGCATCAAAATCAATGACAATAATAAAATGCTACAACCATAACTCTCAATTCCTAAGTGGCTGGCACTTGGTAGAAAGCATGTTAACAagatcataaaaataaaatgcaagATGATcccaataaacaaaaatttcagGTAAATTTTAAGACATACACTGGAAACCTGCCCAATTATTATCATCAGTAGAATCTGCCTCTGCACCATTTTCACTTGGGCCATCATCCATTGAGAGCATGTCAAAAAGGTCTGTAGCGTAACAGACTTTAGGGGGTGTGACAGTGGGAGCAGTCTCTACAGCTGGCTTTGTTGCCTCACCTGGTGCAACAACTGGTTCAGGCTTCTGGATGGGTGTAACCTGCTCATTGATCAGCAAATTCTGtgttataaaaaagaaaatttttttgaaaacaaataagaGAGGTGAACTACTGGAAAGAAATACTATACTGAGAGAAGCAAGAAAGCAAGTTGAACCATGCACAAAACAACTTCACGACCTTAGTTCTAATTGATAGTTTTTTTGCAACTTTAGCAAGCGACAAGCCTTCTTTTCTCATAGCATTTTCCTCATACTTTTTAATTCTAATGCTATAGCCTTCAGGTTGTTCACAtctaaagcaaataaccagcAAAAGCAACTTAGTACCTGCTCAGGTCCCTTGGGAGGAACAGGAAGACTAACTCTTGTTGCAGGAAGGCTTTCTTTTCTGCTAGATGCTTGAATGTTCCTCCTTTCCTCAAATGAATTCTCAGAATTACTAATATGCCCATGCCCACTTTTTTCTATAGGTCTCTGCCAATGAGGAGCCCTTTCATCCGACCCTCTAGGTGGTGATTGGGATTTTCCATCTCTAGGAACCCATCTCTTTTCCTCATACCTATTAGAATATACAACAACCATCAGAACAATACAAGAAAACTTTGAACTAAAACTGAAtaccaaaaaataattaatagcGGATCATGGAAAACTCTACGAGACATACTTTGCACGAATGAAGTTCTCAATCCCAACTCTATCGTAATTAGGGGGTAACTCAGCTTCCCAGTAACTGTTTGCCTTCTCATTTCCCATTGCTGCATAACAAGGCAAGTCATTGTCATATTTTGTAGGCTCTTCTCCATCTTAACATAAAACCACTATCAATCAGAATAATACAAATTCTTGACCTAATAAAAGCTTACATTGAATAAAAGCAACCTGCTCAGGGAGCCATGTGTCCAGGGTAGCAGATCTAACCTGCAGCAAGGGCCAGTAAGATGCATAAATGCACTTGTAAAAACTAAACTGTGTTCAATCATAAAACCACATGTTAACAAGGCTGGAATGGGTAACATTGCAGAGGATAAGACACGATCAAGAACTATcagatgaaaatttttagcaTAACAGTTGAAATTGGAGACAATTAAATGACTGCAGCATCACCAAAACAAGAGCAGTCCCAACACCTGAGTGAGCCAAATATATAACCATATTTCTAAAGAGCTTTAGAATTAGTCTGTTGTGACAAAAAGACAGCTTATCACTTCAATCAGTAAATCCCTAACCTTTATAATCCTTTGAAGTCTTAAGACATTATCATTGAAAATTGACTGGGCACCAATCTAATTGCACTTATGACAAACCAAGCGACAAACCAAAATGTATATGTAGTTGATGCACAGAAGTTGAGACAGTGCCAGCAACTCAATGAGCTTTCTGATTCAGGAAGACAAAGTATTCACTCCAGAGATAAGAAAATCACCTTTGATATGTGTACCCCAAGACTTCTGTGGATCCCAGAACATTGCATGCATATAAAGATACCTAAATTCACACTTGCCCATCTCGGACCTCTGCAGAGAAATGAGGCAATTATTAGCATCTATGATAATAATGAACAACATCACTTCCGATTCATGACAAAATTCACAAAAACATTTATGTGTTAAGACAATTTCTATTTTAGGTACTCAGTTATTTGCTATTACGATATCCACATCATctctcttgatttttcttgttacatACTTGGATTTGCAGTCAGCACATTCTCTATTCTCTGGCAATTTAAGAAGACCTTCAAGAATCTGCATACAAGCGAGGCGAAACAATAAGaactttaatcaaaataaaagattgGCCAAACATCAAAACTGGCAGCATTTGATACATGCAAAAACCAAAATCTTTGATTAAATGAGTCTGTCATACCATATAGACCTTCATAATAGATTAACATACATGCACAAGAACCAACAATTCACGGAGAACATATACATAAACAAAGAATATGAAGGAATTTAACACCCTCCACAATCAAATTCATACACCTTGATGCCACACAGGAAGATTTGTGTAAAATTGCTCCTACGTCCAAAATTAACCTTTCAAAAGTTTTGCATCTATGAATAAATCAATCACAACCAGCAGTATACTGTGTACATCACTGCCTTCAATCCGCAAAatcgaaaaatatatttgaaacaaaattgatTGAGGAAAACCGAGTTTAGATCTCCCAAAATagcaaaatataatatatgatgctatttgaaatgaaatttttagcTGAGCAAATTACATTAATCTCAATCAAATATACCAACTTGATCTATCTGAACCGATCTTAATCcgataataattttaacataatCACCGTTCATtcatacaaaaataaaaagcccTAAATCAGCTCATATTTGCTATTCGACATTCGATTCGATCATATCCTTCAAAAAAAACGAAAACTTAAATCCAATAaccaacaaattaaaaaatcaagtgaaaagCAACAAAAAAGTTATGTAAAAACTACAGATCAAATCAATCAAAGTCAAAACACAAAGGAAGCCTTGAAATGGGATAAAAATCGGAAttaggaataaaaaaaaaggtcaaaaaGGTAAATTTAGGATTACCTTTCGGTGTTTCGCATTGAGCTCCTTGGAAACATTAGCCTTCTCGTTCATGTttgataaatgaaaataaaaaattacagaGAGAGAGACTAAGACGGCGACGACGACAACgacgaagaagaagaagaagaagaagaaagggtAATTTCGAAAGAAAGCCAAGGTCAATTCGGTCTTTTCACGCCCTCTTCCACCCTTCTTTCCCTCTCTCCTTCcgttctctctctctctctgattTTTATGCGACtcgaaagaaaaagaagagaaaataaataaataaataaataagaaaaaacaaaaagagagagagagagaaattgcAATACGAGTCTCCGCTCCTTGagctttttatttatttttttatttaatatttttttgcttaattttctttttcggGGGAATTTCAGGTTTCAGCCCCTATATTTTCTCCCTGCTTCTCACACGCGTGTGAAAAACTCGTTGGTCTGCGGAGTTTTTCTTTACCGGTTAGCTCGCACGTGTGAAAGGTTCCAATCACCTGCGATGAATTCTGCCTGAGTTCTGTCTTTTCGAAACCCATGATTGAATTTCATCGAAACGCGTGGCACTTGGAATTTTGTCATTGGAGCATTTTTGGGATTGACaacaatgaaaacaaaatggatttacccttttttttaattaaatagatTTACCATTAGTATAATTTCTATACAAATAGTAGAGCTTTATTAGATAATTctaattatgaaaaatagtGTTATTATCCAAATAATAGTAGTGGAATAGTTCAAACTCAAAGGGTGGTTGAGATTTTAGTAGATTATAGATTTCAATCATGATACTTATcttgtaaaaagaaaaaaaatccaatattaaattagaaataataaagaaaaattaatagattaaCATATAGTATTGGGTTTGGTTGGTTTGTTAGATTACAATTAGTTTGGAAAATTACTTTCTAGTTTGGTAGGCATGGGTGTTTAGTAATTTTGAAGTTGTCAAATATTCTTCAAGCATCATAAGTTCCATTGGATATTATTTCTTGCTTTGGTTTGTTTGATTAAGTTTCTAATAACAAGTATTTTAAttctcaaaattaaattttatccgAAATTACATCaagtattaattttattattgataaCTTACacgtatttatttattattgtataaaatcgttttaatcaaatttaataagtCGACTTGTTCTCATTCCTAAACATATAACTTTTAGGattgattaaattacaattagtttagaaaattattataaatgatGACAGTGTCAAATATCTCCCAAACACCATAAGTTTTATTGTGTGTTGTTTATTGCTTTACTTTGTTTGATTAAGTTTTGAATAATGggtattttaatctttaaagttaaatcttattcaaaattatcttgagtattaattttattattcataatttactcatatcaatttaatattatataagatcgttttaatcaaatttaatcaaatcgAATATTGGATTAAAATCAGCCGATTATCATTCCTAAACATATAACTTTTAGGATAGGTTGATTTCATAGATTACaattagtttaaaaaattattatagtttatGAAATTGTTAAATATTGAGGTGGCCATGTGAAATCCACATGGCTAGACCTTTAGCttccattattttatttttgtaagtATGCCTTAAAGAAAGATTTAACTATTCCATTGAGTTGTCTTAGAGCCTGTTTAGCATGGTttttttctaacttaaaagctattatgaagtttttctgaaaaataatagtttttaaaattaagttaaagttgtttggtaaatttctttttataagttataatttttgttaaaattatcatagaatatatttttttaagagggtaatattgtaattatttttaataaatgaggatatttttcaaaacaaaaataaaaattttcttatatttttaaaagatgagaagaaaaagctcctaattggagttttttttttaagttctttttttaaaaattttgttcttaaaaaaaaactgtttCTAAGAACTtatcaaaaaattatgtttggcctgacttttacttttaagaggTAAATAAGCTGAAAAAAAGCTATGCTAAACAtgcattaaattatgcattctcttttcttttttttttttgtataaacaaaaagatttaaaaaatagtatttatttgtttgttaaTTACAATAATATTACCATTTCTTTGCTGCATAGTTCAATCTAATCATTTGCTCATAGATTCCTTGGATGATTGCTTCCATTTGTGACTGTTTTGTCTTATTATTATAGTGTTTTCTTCTTCATAATTCCCTTTTTTATGAGtaaattatacttaaattaacttcatggaatgaaaatttgagtaaaataatatataagttgtcctattatatttgttttttttttgttgattttttatcaaataaatctaatttaaaccattattttgaaatatataatatagtattaaaatttttaaaaaatgttttgaaaaaatgtttgattaaaaaaattaataaaaaaaataaaaaattaataagttgAGATGGAAGGACTTGGCATTGGTGCACTTCTCTCCAATTAAAAGACAAGCAAAAGAGTAGAAATGTTGCATAGATTCCAACCAATTTATATTAGCATATATTTTCACatgaagattatgaaaaatataggaaaaatttatttattttgaacatcCAATGAATATATTACATAAtcgtaaataaataaaaaatacttaaagttatacataaatttatattattgcTATATAAGTACTTATATTATGAATTTTACATTAATGAAATATGGAACGAGTTttggatttataaataaagtttttctttcactcggtaaacatattttttggattaaaaatataaatcgtAACAAGTGATATCAAAACTTATTGAATTATTTACTAGTTGAGGAAACTTGaaccaaaatatatattttttgagttgaaaatGTGGGGCCATGATTGTTATCtttgttaaattattttatggaTTTAGTTgagataattaaatttataattacactcgagtatttaatttattggttAATGTATAATCTTTTTGTTTACAAGAACAGggtttaaatattttttttcttaaatctaaaaaaaaaagcccatTTTTCCAACAAAACGCTGCgttttgtttatttgggtAGGCGTAGGCCTCTAGTTCCAACAAACGCTGCGTTTTGTTTATTTAAGCAGGCGAAGGCTATTTCTCCCGGTCGTTATTCGTAAGCCCCCTCTTCAAATCTGCCCACTGTCGAGTGTCCTCTGCAACTGTAAGTCTCCCTTTttctatcaatttttttatgttaaatcCTTGCTATTGTATAgatttttcaatgatttaatttcaactctatttgcatatcaaatcaaaataatttcatgAGTTATTCCTCCCGATTAGGTCTACTTATTAAGTATTAGACATGAATTTGGAGTTATATTTTTCCcagaaaaatttgattaatttttttcaatattaaaggAGAATTCATAATCCGACGTCTATGGAATTGGGTactgtaaaatttttgtttttttattggaAGTTTATGTTATGACCCGAAGTTGATTTTTGAGGCTTGTTGGTTTGTTTAGTTCTTGTACTTCATGGGAAGTTTCGAACAATTTAAGGGAAGCGGTGCTGTTATGGATCAAAGTATGGAGGAAAGTGGAGGTACTCAGCCCAGAGTTCAATGGAAGCCAATGGGGTATGAAGAGAAGTCCGCGGCGGTTcatgaagaaatgaaaagaatgaaTCGGCTTCCTGCGACTAGTACTTATGTTACTCACCGCTTGCGGGTTCTTAATAAAATTCTTCAACTTTTGTCCATTCAGGTAATCAAATTTTTGCTGGCttggatttgattttcatttttgtagTATCAATGCTTAAGGAGTAACATTGACTTGGGAAGTTGCATGAGAGTTTGGTTGAGGATTTGATGCTtaatgcttttcttttttggtttatgCTAGAGAACTGCTTCACAGGAAGAGGAGTTGGAGTTGCTATTTGCTGGGCTGTCTCTGTGAACTGGCTTGTCTAGGCAATGGTAAATTTTTGGACTTGGTTTTGTCTTTGGCAATAAGGATGATCTTTGTACTTTGTTTTAAGATGATTAACTACTAGCTATGTTGATTTTTTGAGGTGGGGTTTAGATAAGCTTCCTGTTGATCCACATGGTGTAATGCTCATTACATCTTATAATGCATCACACTCTGCTGAAATGGTTACATGCATCATAACATGCTGTAAGCTACCAATAAGTCCTTCCACTAGTATAGGGCATTAAGATGAACTAAATACTCATGCCAATGGTTGCTACAATCTGTGAAATTCTTGTTAATTTCTGTTTAAAAGTGTTAAATATCTCTTTTGCAGGTTGATTAACATCCTGGCAAAATGCCCAACCAAGGATCTCTGTCTCTGGATGAACGTGGCTCAAATGTTGTATATTGTGTAAAGTAGAGGGAATCTCTGATAGTCTAATGTCTAACACTTTTGTGGATATCTCTTGTAACCATCTAATGACGTGCTTTTTGTGTGGATATGTCTTGTTAATtatcttaaaaaaagaaatgcttTTTGGTATGTTTGGTTAGAGAAGAGGCTTTCTTGCCTAGTTTTGTTACATAATCATCTGGGCAAACCAGAAACCTGATGTATGTGTTAAATACTAATGATATCAGAAATCTTTGGTTCtagatttgtgtttgtgttatcatttttcatcttagGCTCTTTGTTCTTGGAATTTCCTTCTTTAGGCTGGAACCTGGATGAGAGCTCTGATGAGGGGAATTTCCCTTCATGGCAAGACAGGTATACTTGCAGTTTTTCTCTAAATTGTACTAATGTTACAATGAGGAGGTGAATTCCACAATGATTCCCCCaccatttattttctttctggtGCAAAAATGAGCATCTGATTGTTCAATTCCCTTTTACTAAGACATTTGTGCTTTAGAATTTGTGCATCCAATGCTAGAGCATTATGGGTGGACTTAAAGCCAGGAAATGGGATGTTAGAAGCACTGATGGATGCATGGGGATCCTACGGGCAATGGATGCTGAATGTGGTGATGGGTGCTTGAAATATGTGTTGAATGTGTAGCTGTGAAAAAGGAGAGTCGTTAACACACCATTTGAATGTGGAAGAAGCATGCAAGTGATTGTTTGTTCTTTGTCACATGCTTGCTCTTTGATGTTGTGttctaacttttaatttttaatactgCAATCATGATTTTCAAGTTCAAGCAAAGAATTAATGGTTGAAAGAGTGGGGTCAAGATTGAGTGTTTGTAAGGATTTGTCTACCAGCAAGTTGGCTGATAATTCTAGGAGACtgatattttcattttcaaccatTTTCCATTTACATGTATAACTCtaacctttttattttgagcttATCTTTAGTTTATGGATGAGTGGAAATGTTCGGGCGAACATGATAGCAAGAATAAATACGGCAAAgtaactaaaaataataaatcaaaaatgaaaaagatgtGGATCATATTATTTGCGTACCTTAATACTTATTACCACTTGGAGACTGAGAAAGGGCATCGAACCTTTTCAATTAAAGCAACCGTTCAGGTATGAACATGTCAGTTGTACAAAGAAGACTACTGCTGCTAGTCTACTACCAAG contains:
- the LOC18593826 gene encoding uncharacterized protein LOC18593826, whose translation is MGSFEQFKGSGAVMDQSMEESGGTQPRVQWKPMGYEEKSAAVHEEMKRMNRLPATSTYVTHRLRVLNKILQLLSIQRTASQEEELELLFAGLSL
- the LOC18593825 gene encoding probable ADP-ribosylation factor GTPase-activating protein AGD5, whose translation is MNEKANVSKELNAKHRKILEGLLKLPENRECADCKSKGPRWASVNLGIFICMQCSGIHRSLGVHISKVRSATLDTWLPEQVAFIQSMGNEKANSYWEAELPPNYDRVGIENFIRAKYEEKRWVPRDGKSQSPPRGSDERAPHWQRPIEKSGHGHISNSENSFEERRNIQASSRKESLPATRVSLPVPPKGPEQVTPIQKPEPVVAPGEATKPAVETAPTVTPPKVCYATDLFDMLSMDDGPSENGAEADSTDDNNWAGFQSAGEASTTNKTAPPKAAESNSQSATGIEDLFNDSPPFTTNQVPEKPQKDVKNDIMSLFEKSNMVSPFAMHQQQLSMLSQQQSLLMAAASKSAPGNTQLPAQQLAMLAQQQSLLMAAAAKSAPGNTQQPAQQLAMLAQQQSLLMAAAAKSAPGNTQQPASNGSSIPTQTWPNIGYQIPGMMMPVAGQADLQKLMQTMTMGQTQQLGNSVAYPPSSFYAMGQVTPTNGVVTSGATSKPQSASTVSSANSSQSGQDYDFSSLTQGMFTKH